A stretch of the Acidimicrobiales bacterium genome encodes the following:
- a CDS encoding GNAT family N-acetyltransferase, whose protein sequence is MAESGSPVAVGDAPDRDRYEALVGDTVAGFVTYSTRRGTRVLIHAEVDPAFEGQGVGSRLAAGALDDIRARGLRVAPLCPFMAGYIRRHPEYADLVATA, encoded by the coding sequence ATGGCGGAATCGGGGTCGCCGGTCGCCGTCGGTGACGCGCCCGACCGGGACCGGTACGAGGCCCTCGTGGGGGACACGGTGGCCGGCTTCGTGACGTACTCGACACGCCGAGGGACGCGGGTCCTCATCCACGCCGAGGTGGACCCGGCCTTCGAGGGACAGGGGGTCGGGAGCCGGCTGGCTGCCGGCGCCCTCGACGACATCCGGGCCCGGGGGCTGCGGGTCGCGCCGCTGTGTCCCTTCATGGCGGGCTACATCCGGCGCCACCCCGAGTACGCCGACCTGGTGGCCACGGCGTAG